DNA from Variovorax sp. PBL-H6:
GAATAATGGCAATGCCAAGTCCCGCTTCGACCATCCGGCAGACCGCATCGAAGCTGCTGACCGAGACGGTGGGCGCAAAGCGCTTCTCCAGCGCCGCGGCCCGCTCGACCAGAGAGCGGTCGAGCGCACCGCCGGCATGCACGCCAACCAGCGGGTACGTCAAGGCCACTCCGAACGGAATTTTTCCCTCACTCGCCAGCGCATGCCCAGTCGGGACGACGACATGCAACGGGTCGACTGCAAAGCGCCAGGCGTCGATGCCCGACGGCAAGGACGTCTCGACGCCCACGCCCACATCCGCTCGATCGTCGAGGCACGCACGCAGCACGTCCCGGGTGTCCTGCTCGTGCAGCGACACGGTGACTCCGGGATAAGTGGCCATGAAACGTTGCAACCGCTCGGGCAGGAAGCCAACAACGGCGGACATGTTCGCGTACAGCCTCACGAGGCCGCGGACCTCGGCCCCCTCGAGCTGCACCTCGCGCACCAGCGCTTGCAGCTCATCGTCGATGCGCTCGCCCTTTGCCAGCACCAGCCGGCCGGCATCGGTCAGAGTGACGCCGCGAGGCGAGCGCACGAGCAGGGGCGTATCAAAGGCGTGTTCCAGATCGGCCAGTCGGCGACTCAAGGCCGAAGGCGCGATGTGCTCGAGTTGCGCTGCGCGCACGATCGATCCCGCACGCGCCGCCGAAACAAACAGCCTCACGCTGTAGGAGTCGATGCGACGGGTCATAGAACCGATGGTACGACCAGAGAGACCGCTGCAGACCAGCGGTCCGTGAAGGGCCGCTTCAGACTGGGTGCAGTCACTCAGGTTCGTCCCGCTCGCCGACTGCTGCGCAAGCTATACCAGCCCTTGAGAGCACGCGCAACGAAAAAGTAGTTCACGGCATATGATCAGGTGGCATCGAAGAGCGCCTTCGCTCCGGCGAGCAGCGCTAGGGCAAGTGCCTTGTCTGTATCCTCATACTTGAGCTGCCGCATCAGATAGGCATACGCGGTCACGGCTATTTCTCTGTTTCCAGCAGCTGCGCGACCCGCCCAAGCCCGGCACTCCCGGACAAAGGTCTCGGCGGGACATCCCTGCACGTACCGGTCAAGATTGCCCCACGCGGCGGCCTGCGCATGAGTCGGCCATGCGCCGCCTCGAAGCGGACCCTTTGGATGGAACAGAAGGCTTAGTTCAAGAGTGATGGGATCAAGGCTTGCCGTCGCTTCGCCTACGTCACCGTAGTCGATGATGACAGCGGACCCATCTGCTGACACGAGAACGTTCTCCCCATGCATGTCGCCATGGGTGCAACACCATCTGGTTTGGATCGGTGCTTTCTCAAACTCTCCTACCCATTCCAGATCGTATTGCCGCAGCACGACTTCAAGGCGTTCGTCCTTCAGCAGACGGCTCCGGATCTCCTGCACGGTGCGTCGGGATTGATTGACCCCTTGGCCCCACTGTCGGGTGCCTCTTTCGACGCTACGTACTGCCGCTCTCGCATGGTCAGGAACTCCAGTGGCCGCCTGGAACGCCGTCTCGTCAAAGCCTGCCGCCAGGCCATAAAAAACCCCGGCCGAAGTCTTCGCCCCGGCCTCCAGCGTAATCAGCTTGCGCGGCGTGGCTCTAGGTTCGAGGCGCGCCACGTCGTTGTCAAAGCGTCTGCCCTCATCGACAACATCCTCTATTGAACCAATCTTTGCAACCGCATCATGCACCGGTGCGCCCTGCGCGTTCGTCACGCGCAGCCGGAGTACCTTCGCTCCTGACAATCCTCCAAGCAAAGATGTGACGACGCGCGCGCCACCATAGCGTCTCGCAAAGATTCGGATTAGGCGGTCATCTTGTGTGCTCAGGTCTACACCGCTACGGTCAAGCTCCACGTCAGCGAGAGTATCTATCGACTGCAGGCTCGCTTGTATGATCCCGGGGAAGCTGTCGAACTTGTACTTGGGCAGGAAATCCACCGTCCGTACGTTGCGGTTCTCTCCCCAGACATCCACCTGCCGGGCACTGCCAAGCAGCTCCGGAATGAAGTCTTCCGCCGGTGATCCGGTCAGCACTACAACAGGCGTACCGCTTGCTATGGTTTGCGCCCTTCTGAAGACGGCAAAGCCGTGCTGAGAGTCGACATCTAGAGCCCCGTCTGTGGCCGGAATCTTCAGATCGAGAATGATGATGTCGAAGAACGAGGCGGCCAACAATGCCAGAGCCGCGTCTCTGCTCTGCGCAACTTGGACAGTGGCACCCGGTGACAGGCCTCTCAGTACCTCTTGGATCGCTCCGATGAAGTCTGGGTCGTCCTCGACAACCAAAACGTAGGCGGTCATCGCTCCCACCTTAGCTCGTACTTGGTCCCGCCGTCGGACGCTGCCTCCAGCGTCACCATGCCCCCAAGTGCTTCGATAGCCGAAAGCGCGATGGGAAGCCCGAATCCGCTATGACCCTTCTTCGTCGTCTTGCCGACGCCGAGGACCGCTTCTAAGGGTGCCGAGAGCCCAGGCCCTCGATCCAGTACCGCCACCCAGTAGTCCACATCGGTTTCACCCCAGGTGACCACGACCGGCGGGGACGAGTGCTTGCTGGTCCCCACCGACACCGCTTCGATGGCGTTGCGGAGTCCGTTGCAAATGGCAAATCGCAACAGCGCAGCGTCACTGACCAGCAGCAGCGGTTGCGGACCGTGCAGCGCAATGTTGTCGGCGGCCTCGGAAAACTCTGTGTTGACAATCTCATTGATGAGCGCTGCCAGATCAAACTCGGCAGGCTTCGGCGTTGCCGACGCCTTCCGCAACTGCTCGATTGCGGCAAACACCATCTGGAGCGTGACGATGTGGTTTTTCGTCCGCGAGCGCTCGTAGTCCGGAACCTCGCGGGACGCCGCATAGGCAAGCAGGCCAATGGGCGACGCAAGCTCGTGAAGGAGCAGGCCTGCTATCCACTCTGCGGCGCGAGCCTGAATCTGACGCCGGCTGCGCAGCGATTCCTCCGTTTCGTCCGACACCGGGACTTCCGCTGTAGGAACCGCGTTGGTCAACCGTGCCACAGCGCGGTCAAGGCTGCTCCGTGCGTAAGAGTCAGCCTCGTTCGCACGAGCTGAGCGCAGCGCGGGTAGGTCATCCACCTGGGCATCGCGCACCAAAACGCGGGCCGCCCTTCGACGCAGGTGCGTCGATCCCGATGCCAGCTGTTGTAGTGCTTCGTCCCTGTTCACGTGCTCTTGTGCCGTCCATAGAAGGACCGCCTCTTCTCAAACGCCTGCAGGCCTCCTTCCATGACGGAGGTAATGGCTTGCACAACCGCCGGTGTTTCCAAGCTGGCAGAGGCGAGCGGGAATCCTCGCTTCCCATCTGACCCGAGCTGCACTACGTGATTCGCACCCCCCAGCACTGGAATGTTGGCGTTGTGAGAAGTGAAGATGATCTGGCCCGCCGGGTCGCGTGCTAGCACCGACAGGATCAAGGTGTCAGCGATGAATGCGTTGTCGATGTGATCTTCAGGCTGGTCCACGATCAGCATCCGATCCGTGTGTCGCAAGACGATAGGCAATACGACCGTACAGCGCTGACCCGTGGACAGCTCGCTGATGTCTTTGTAGTCGGCTCCGTCAAGCAATTGGAAGTCAACAAGATCCTCAACACTTGCGGTGCCAAGGGCACCAAGATCGGCTTCGCGTAGATGTGCAAGAAGCCTGGCCGTACGATCCAGTGTGATTCCGGTCGCGTCTGCTATGAAAGCAACGTCGTCCAACTCCGCTGCTTCCAGCAACTCGCGTGGGCTGATCTTCTTCGCCAAGGCCGGTGCAAGGTCGCCATAGCGCAAGCCACTCCCCTTCAGTGCGTCGGCGATGGCGGAGCTGAAGGAGTCGAACTGACCCGCCTGGCTGACCGCGATGCGAATCCGGGGGGCGAGAACCTTGTTCAAGTTGTTGGCGACTAACGCCCTGGCCTTGAAGCGGGCGTCGCGGAGCTCTTCCAGCCGGTCCAGTACCGTCCCTCGCTTTCCAACTAGAGTCGCGAGGTCGGTCGTTCTCTGCGCGAGCAAAGTCCTCAGCGCCTCGAGCTGCGCCTTTCGTTCGCGAAGCTGTTGGCCCTGGCGTGCAATGTTGCCGGCCCCAGCCTGAAGCGCTTCAAGTTCCTTCCGCAGCTGACGTGCGCGATCTTCGGATGCGAGGCGTGCTGTGTTTCTCAAGTCCGACACAGTGCCAACATCGGCCTCGGCTTGGCCCAACTCTTCCAAGGCAATCTTTAGGTGGACTTGCGCTTTTGCGATACGGGCTTGAACAGCTGCCAGCGGATCGGCGTCGGCACTCCCAGGCCACTGCTCTGTTCGCGGCACATCCCCGGCCGCTGCTGCGATCGCCGACCGCCAGCGAACGAGGCCTTGCTTGAACCGCTCGAGAACTGCCTGACCAACAGACTTCGTTGACATGTCAGCCGCAAGCGCATCGAGTTCATGCTTACGCTTGGCGGCCTCCGCCGACAGCGCCGAAAGCTGCTGCTCTGAAGGGGCTAACTTCACCAGCTCTGCATCGATGGCCGGAATCTCGGCAACGCGACGCTGCAGCTCCTCGATTTCGCGCCTCAGCGTTGCCGACTGTGCCGTCAATGAGCGTGCCTCGGCCGCAGCGTCGCTCTCTGCCGCGCTGTCGGTTGCCACCCCGGAAAATCCACTGAGGAGGCCGAGGCGTCCGCTGGCTTGGAGCCCGACACTCTCGATCTCCGTCTGTGAGAACACGAGCGGGGCGACGTACGGCTCCGACGCGCGCGGTTTTGGGTCAGACGCAGTGCGACTAACCACCACCTTTCGGTTGCCGTCAGAAATAGTAAGGGTGACTTGGCCATTGCCAAGAACCGAAAGCGCATGGTCAAAACTGCGCCGGCTGGTTTCCGGCGTGTGGCCTTTGACATCCAGACAGAACTTGACGAGTTCAATTAGCGATGTCTTGCCGGTCCCGCGGGCGCCGATAACAACGTTCAAACCAGGCGAGAACGCAACGTCAAGGCCATCCAGGAAGCCTTCTTCGATCTGAACGCGTTCAATGTACATGTGCCAGTTTCTCCGCGCTACTGCGTGTGTCCGCCGATCTAGTAGTCAAGCTGACTTCTCTCCGATTCATTTGGTACTCCGTTCAAGGCAGCGCCTTCACCCCGACGTTCACCGGCACCAGCGTCATCGAATCGTGCCGAAGATGTCGATGACCTTGACATGTATCGGCCTAGGCAATCATGGGTATGCAACGCCATCGTCAGCCAAGGTCTCGACTCTGGCGAAGAGTAGGTCTGCATTCCCATTGTGCCCTGCGCATCGGATGACGCAGCGGAGCCGGCTACCGACCCTCGTCTGGTGCTGATGGATCGATGAGAGGCGCCGCCGAGCTGCCCACGGTGAACGACCGGACCGCAGTCGAAAGCAGCCCTTCAGCTTAACGACGTCGAACGACGGCTCCCGCTGCATCGCAGACGTTCCACCAAAGGAGACTCCACAGCAGACATGCATGCATCTCGCCCGCTAAAGCCTCAGCCCATTACCCCCTAGCTATACTCCGCCGGTCACTCCCATCAATGGGGTGACCGGGATTGGCGTCCCGAGCAGCTCCGCGATGTCCCTGGAGACCATCATGGTCAAGTCTGCTCGTGCTCGCGATACTCCCCGCAACGTCTCCACTCGCGTCAAGCGAGCTCCCGTCGAGAAGGACAACATCTTCTCCGACCCCGAACCTGTCCCGCGGCACACCCTCTGCTCCAATGGCTTGGACCTGCGCCTCGACGCCGCGGCCTTCCTCTGCTGCGTGGAGGAACTTCATCGCAGACTGCGCGACTTGGAAAGACAGCCTCTCCCCAGCCGCGTCCCAGTCGGCGCCGAATTCAACGCAATGGTGACCAACACGCGCACCTTGTTATCGCTCTATGCCGAGTTCGGGTACCAGCTCGCGAGGCTCGAAGTCAGCGCTGTCGATCAGCCCCCTCACACTTGATGCCGACCGCCCGTTGCGTCTACACGGAGCCAGCGAGTAAACCGGTCTCGCTACGCGCCAGTGGGCACCTCCGCCCGACATGGCCCACACGTTGCTAAACCCAAGCCAATGATCGAAAATTTTCTTCCCTTGCACCACAATGTAATTTTCTTTACATCCCCCGCACCCTGAACGGGCGAGTCCCCCCCAACCTCACCGCATGCCGGCCCCCTCCGCAGCCACCACCGTCGCCCAGCGCATCGCCCAGGCCTTGCCGCAGCTGACCCCGTCGCACCGCCAGGTGGCCGACTACGTGCTCGAGCGCCCGCTGCAGGTCGCCACCTTGCCCATTGATGAGCTGGCAACCGCGGTCGGCGTCTCGGTCGCCACCGCCAATCGCTTCGCCCGCGCCCTCGGCTTCGACGGCTACGCAAGCTTCCGCGCCGAACTCGTTCGCGGCTTCGAGCCCTTGGTCGCCCCCGTCGAGCGCTTGCGCGGCAACCTCGCCCGCCCCTCGACCATCACAGAGGTATTCGCCACGGCGCTGGAAGAAAGCCAGAGCAACATCGGCGCGACGCGCCAGGCCCTGGACCCCGCCTCCTGCGAAGCCGCAGTGGCGCGCGTGCTCGGCGCCCGCACCGTCTTCATCGCCGGCTTCGGCGCCAGCGCCTGGCTCGCGGGGCTGCTGCACCACGGCCTGGATGCCTACTGCGCCGACGTGCGCCTGCTGTCCTCGGTCAGCGGCGTCACGCACGGCGCGCGCGCGTTGTCGCGCGGCGGGCCGCAGGACCTGCTCGTGGCCTTGACCTTCCCCCGCTACCTGACCGACACCGTGGCCCTGACCGGCCTCGCGCGCAGCCAGGGCGTCGGCGTGCTGGCGCTGACCGACCGGCCCAGCTCGCCGATCGCGCCGCTGGCCGACGTGGCCCTCTACGCGCAGACCGAAACCCGGTATCGTCCCAATTGCGAGACCAGCGTGCTGGCGCTGATCGAGGCCCTGACGAGTGCGGTGGCCCTGCGCGCCCCGCAGGCGTACCAGGCTGCCAGCAAGGTGGTCCATGCCGTGATGCCCTGGCTGCACGGCGCGCAAGGCCTGCGAGCCGCGAACACGCCGAAAATGAAGCAGAGGCCGGCGCCGCGCGCGCCGGCCGGAAAGAAGAAGACCCGATGAGAACGACACCCGTCATTGCCATCCACGGCGGCGCCGGCACCATCAGCGCCGCGGCGCTGGACGCCGGTGCGGCCCAGCCCTACCACGAGGCGCTGCGCGCCATCGTGCACGCCGCCCAGGCGCTGCTGCTCGGCGGCGCCTCCGCGCTCGACGCGGTCTGCCTCGCGGTCGAGATGCTGGAAGACTGCCCCTTCTTCAATGCCGGGCACGGCGCGGTCTTCACGCACGCGGGCACGCACGAGCTCGACGCGGCGGTGATGAATGGCGCCGACCTGCGCGCCGGCGCGATCGCCTGCGTGAGCCACATCCGCCGCCCGGTGCGCGCCGCCCGCGCCGTGCTGGAAGACGGCGCCCATGTGCTGCTGGCCGGTGCCGGCGCCGAAGCCTTCGCACGCGAGCGGGGGCTGGAGATGGTCGAGCCGTCCTACTTTTCCACCGAGATGCGGCGCGCTCAGCTGGAGCGTGCGCAGGCGGCCGGCCGCATCGTGCTCGACCACGACGGCACCGCGAATTCCAACGCGCCGCTGGACGAGGGCCGCAAGTTCGGCACCGTCGGCGCCGTGGCGCTCGACCTGCAGGGCCACCTGGCGGCGGCCACCTCGACCGGCGGCATGACGAACAAGCGCGTCGGCCGCGTCGGCGATTCGCCGCTGATCGGCGCCGGCACGTATGCCGACGACAAGCGCGCCGCGGTGTCCTGCACCGGCAGTGGCGAGATGTTCATCCGGGCGGCGGCGGCCTACGACGTGTGTGCGCGCATGCGCTATGCGGGCCAGTCGCTGGCACAGGCGGCGCAGGCGGTCGTGATGCAGTCGCTGCCGTCGATTGGCGGCAGCGGCGGGCTGATCGCGGTCGATCGCAGCGGCAATGTCTGCATGCCCTTCAATACCGAAGGCATGTACCGCGGGCATGCGCGCGGCACCGAGGCGCCGCAGACGGCGATTCATCGATGAGACGTCCGGTGCCCTCACCCCAGCCCTCTCCCGGAGGGAGAGGGAGCAAGTCCGCATTGCTGCGGCGCCCAGGTACGGGGCTTGTCCGATGAGCGCCGTCACCCTGCCCTCTTCCGCGGCCGGCACTGCGATGCAGATGCCCGAGCAACGCGTGCTCGAGGTCGATGGCCTCACGGTGCGCTTCTCGACCTCGGAGCGCACGGTCGACGCGGTGCGCAAGCTGAGCTTTCACGTGGACCGCAGCGAGACGCTGGCCATCGTCGGCGAGTCGGGCTCGGGCAAGTCGGTCACCTCGCTCGCGCTGATGCGGCTGGTCGAATACGGCGGGGGGCGCATTCTCGATGGCCGCATGGCCTTCCGGCGGCGCGACGGCCGCGTGCTCGACCTGGCGAAGGCCAGCGACGGGACCATGCGCGGCATCCGCGGGGCCGACATCGCGATGATCTTCCAGGAGCCGATGACATCGCTGAACCCGGTGTTCACGGCCGGCGACCAGATCGCGGAAGCCATCGCCATCCACCAGGGCAAGGACCGCGCCGCATCGCGCGCCGAGGCGCTGCGCATGCTGGAGCTGGTGCGCATCCCCGAGGCGCGCAGCGTGCTGCAGCGCTACCCGCACCAGCTCTCCGGCGGCATGCGCCAGCGGGTGATGATCGCGATGGCGCTATCGTGCCGGCCCTCGCTGCTGATCGCCGACGAGCCCACCACCGCGCTCGACGTCACCATCCAGGCGCAGATCCTGCAGCTCATCCGCGAGCTGCAGGCCGAGATGCACATGGGCGTGGTCTTCATCACGCACGACATGGGCGTGGTGGCCGAGGTGGCCGACCGGGTGCTCGTGATGTACCGCGGCGACAAGGCCGAGGCCGGCCCTTCGGAGCAGGTGTTCGCGGCGCCGCGGCACCCGTACACGCGCGCCCTGCTCTCCGCCGTGCCGCAGCTGGGCGCGATGCGCGGCACCGATCTGCCGGCGCGCTTCGAGCTGCTGCAGGTCGACGCGGCGGGCGGAAGCGTCAGCGTGAGCGACCGCAGCCCGCAGGACACGGTGCGCCGCGACCTGCCGCCGATCCTTCGCGTGAAGAAGCTGGTGACGCGCTTCGACCTCAAGAGTGGGCTCTTCGGCCGCGTCACGCGGCGGGTGCACGCGGTGGAAGGCATCAGCTTCGACCTGCATGCAGGCGAGACGCTGGGGCTGGTGGGCGAGTCGGGCTGCGGCAAGTCGACCACCGGCCGCTCGCTGCTGCGCCTGGTCGACAGCCAGGGCGGCGAGATCGAGTTCAAGGGCCGCAACGTGCTGGCGCTGCCGCAGGGCGAGCTGCAGGCGCTGCGGCGCGACATCCAGTTCATCTTCCAGGACCCCTTCGCGTCGCTGGACCCGCGGCTCACGGTGGGCTTCTCGATCATGGAGCCGCTGCTGGTGCACCGCGTGGCCAGCGGTGCCAAGGCGCAGGCGCGGGTGCGCTGGCTGCTCGAAAAGGTGGGCCTGCCGGCCGATTACGCCGAGCGCTATCCGCACGAGTTCTCCGGCGGCCAGCGCCAGCGCATCGCGATCGCGCGCGCGCTCGCGCTCGACCCGAAGGTCGTGGTGGCCGACGAATCGGTGTCGGCGCTGGACGTGTCGATCCAGGCGCAGATCGTCAACCTCATGCTCGACCTGCAGCGCGAGCTGGGCGTGGCCTTTCTCTTCATTTCGCACGACATGGCGGTGGTGGAGCGCATCAGCCACCGCGTGGCGGTGATGTACCTGGGCCAGATCGTCGAGATCGGCCCACGCCGCGCCATCTTCGAGAACCCGCAGCACGCCTACACGAAGCGGCTGATGGCCGCGGTGCCAGTGGCCGACCCGGCGCGGCGCACGCAGAAGCGCCCGCTGCTGCAGGGCGAGGTGCCGAGCCCGGTGCACCCGGTGGGCTACCAGCCCTCGGTGGCGCCGCTGGTCGAAGTCGGCCCCGGACATTTCGTGGCGCGGCATCCGATTGCCGGCGGTTTTTAATTTTTCAAAGGAGTCTTCGCATGAACAAGCGTCTTACCCGAATCGCAGCCGCCCTCGCGCTGGCCGGTCTTGCCATGTCGGCGCAGGCGGCCAAGGACGTGGTCGTGGCCGTGCAGTCCAACTTCACGACCACGGACCCCTACGATGCCAACGACACGCTGTCGCAGGCCGTCGCCAAGTCTTTCTACCAGGGCCTCTACGGCTTCGACAAGGACATGAAGATGGTGCCGGTGCTCGCCACCGGCCACACGGTGAGCAAGGACGGGCTGGTCTACACGGTCAAGCTGCGCACCGGCATCCAGTTCCATGACGGCACGCCCTTCAACGCCGAAGCCGTGAAGGCGAACTTCGACCGCGTGACCAACCCCGAGAACAAGCTCAAGCGCTACAACCTCTACAAGAACATCGCGAAGACCGAGGTGGTCGATGCGAGCACGGTGCGCTTCACGCTCAGCGAGCCCTTCTCGCCCTTCATCAACAACCTGGCGCATCCGTCGGCGGTGATCATCTCGCCGGCAGCGCTCGCCAAGTTCGGCAGCAAGGGCATCGCGCAGAACCCGGTGGGCACTGGCCCGTTCAAGTTCGTCGAGTGGAAGTCCACCGACTATTTGAAGGTTGCCAAGTTCGACGGCTACTGGAAAAAGGGCTACCCGAAGGTCGACACCATCACCTTCCGGCCGGTGGTCGACAACAACACGCGCGCCGCGATGATGCAGACCAACGAGGCGCACTTTGCCTTCCCGATGCCGTACGAGGCCGCGGAAACGCTGAAGAGCAAGCCCAGCCTCGAGGTGAACAGCGCACCGTCGATCATCCAGCGCTACATCTCGATGAACGTGCAGCAGAAGCCCTTCGACAACCCGAAGGTGCGCCAGGCCATCAACTACGCGATCAACAAGGAAGCGCTGGCCAAGGTCGCCTTCTCCGGCTACGCCGTCCCGGCCGAGGGCGTGCTGCCCAAGGGGCTCGAGGGTGCGGCGAAGCTCGGCCCGTGGCCGTACAACCCAGCCAAGGCGCGCGAGCTGCTGAAGGAGGCGGGCTACCCGAACGGCTTCGAGAGCACGCTGTGGTCGGCCTACAACTACACGACGGCGCAGAAGGTGATCCAGTTCGTGCAGCAGCAGTTGGCGCAGGTCGGCGTCAAGGTGCAGGTGCAGGCGCTCGAGGCCGGCCAGCGCGTCGAGCGCGTCGAAAGCGCGCAGGACCCGGCCACCGCGCCGGTGCGCATGTACTACGTGGGCTGGTCCTCCTCCACCGGCGAGGCCGACTGGGGGCTGCGCCCGCTGCTGGCCTCGGAGTCGTTCCCGCCGCGCCTCTTCAACACCGCGTACTACAAGAACGACGAGGTCGACGCCGACATCAAGAAGGCGCTGGTCACGACCGATGCCGCAGCCAAGGCCAAGATCTACGCAGATGCGCAAAAGCGCATCTGGGACGACGCGCCCTGGGCCTTCCTCGTCACCGAGCAACTCCTGTCGGTGCGGGCGCGCAACCTGAACGGCTTCTACGTGATCCCGGACGGCAGCTTCAACTTCGACGAAGTCGAGCTGAAGTGATCCTGCAAGCGGCACGTCCATGACCCAGTATGTTCTGAAGCGCCTGCTGGGTTTGCTGCCCACGCTGCTGATCGTGGCGGTGCTGGTGTTCCTGTTCGTCCACATGCTGCCCGGCGACCCGGCGCGGCTGGCGGCCGGGCCGGACGCCAGCCCCGAGACGGTGGCGCTGGTGCGCGCGGACCTCGGCCTCGACAAGCCGATGCCGCAGCAGTTCCTCAACTTCTTCACCAACCTGCTGCAGGGCGACTTCGGGCGATCGCTGCGTTCGAAGCGGCCGGTGTCCACCGAGATCGCCGAGCGCTTCATGCCCACGCTGCTGCTCACCCTCACCAGCATGGCCTGGGCAGTGGTCTTCGGGATGACGATCGGCATCACCTCCGCGGTGTACCGCAACCAGTGGCCCGACCGGATCGGCATGACGCTGGCGGTCTCGGGCATTTCCTTCCCGGCCTTTGCGCTGGGCATGCTGCTGATGCAGGTCTTCTCGGTGCAGCTCGGCTGGCTGCCCACGGTCGGCGCCGATTCGTGGCGCCACTACATCCTGCCCTCGATCACGCTGGGCGCGGCGGTGGCGGCGGTGATGGCGCGCTTCACCCGTGCTTCCTTCGTCGAGGTGATCCAGGAAGATTTCGTGCGCACCGCGCGCGCCAAGGGCGTGTCGGAAAAGTGGGTGGTGCTCAAGCACTGCCTGCGCAACGCGCTGATCCCGGTGGTCACGATGATGGGGCTGCAGTTCGGCTTTCTGCTGGGCGGCTCGATCGTGGTCGAGGCGGTGTTCAACTGGCCGGGCCTCGGGCGCCTGCTGGTGGATGCGGTGGACATGCGCGACTACCCGGTCATCCAGACGCTGGTGCTGCTGTTCTCGCTCGAGTTCATCCTGATCAACCTGGTGGTGGATGTGCTGTACGGCTTCATCAATCCCACCATCCGCTTCAAGTGACAGTGACACAAGTGACAGGCGATGAGCACACCTCCTGCTGAACCCGTTCCCGCCGTGGCCGAGCAACCGATCGCCGCAATCGCCGCGTCTTCTCGCGTGCGCACGCCATGGACAGAGTTCTGGCGCAAGTTCCGCATGCAGCATGTGGCGATGGGCGCCGGCATCTTCGTGCTGCTGCTGGTGGCCGTTGCCATCCTCGCGCCGTGGATCGTGCCGTACGACGCCGAGAACTTCTTCGACTACGACAAGCTGAATACGGGCCCTTCGGCGGCCCACTGGTTCGGCGTCGATCCGCTGGGCCGCGACATCTTCAGCCGCATCCTGATGGGCGCGCGCATCTCGCTGGCCACCGGCTTCCTGTCCGTGGTGCTGGGCGCCATCGCCGGCACCCTGCTGGGGCTGCTGGCCGGCTACTACGGCGGCTGGTGGGACCGCATCGTGATGCGCATCTCCGACGTGCTCTTCGCCTTTCCCGGCATCCTGCTGGCGCTGGGCGTGGTCGCCATCCTCGGCAGCAGCATGACCAACGTGGTGGTGGCTGTCTCGGTGTTCAGCGTGCCGGCCTTCGCGCGGCTGGTGCGGGGCAACACGCTGGCGCTGAAGAACCTCACCTACATCGAGGCCACGCGCAGCATCGGCGCGAGCGACCGCACCATCCTGCTGCGCCACATCCTGCCGGGCACCATCTCCTCCATCGTCGTGTACTTCACGATGCGGCTGGGCACGTCGATCATCACGGCGGCGAGCCTCAGCTTCCTCGGCATGGGCGCGCAGCCGCCGATGCCGGAATGGGGCGCGATGCTGAACGAGGCGCGCGCGGACATGGTGAATGCGCCGCACGTGGCGCTGTTTCCGTCGCTGGCGATCTTCTTCACGGTGCTGGCCTTCAACCTGCTGGGCGACGGCCTGCGCGACGCACTCGACCCGAAGATCGACCGCCTGTAGCCATGGCGCCGGCCGTTCCACGCATCGGCGCCCTGCCATCGGGCCGCCGAGACGCCATCACCGACGTGGCCGGCGTCACGGTGGGCCATTGCACGCTCGACGAGGGCGACGTGCAGACCGGCGTGACGGTGGTGTGCCCGCATGCGGGCGACCCCTATCTGCAGCGCGTGCCCGCCGGGGTCGCGGTGCTC
Protein-coding regions in this window:
- a CDS encoding LysR substrate-binding domain-containing protein, producing the protein MTRRIDSYSVRLFVSAARAGSIVRAAQLEHIAPSALSRRLADLEHAFDTPLLVRSPRGVTLTDAGRLVLAKGERIDDELQALVREVQLEGAEVRGLVRLYANMSAVVGFLPERLQRFMATYPGVTVSLHEQDTRDVLRACLDDRADVGVGVETSLPSGIDAWRFAVDPLHVVVPTGHALASEGKIPFGVALTYPLVGVHAGGALDRSLVERAAALEKRFAPTVSVSSFDAVCRMVEAGLGIAIIPQSAAAAYAGSPRFVRRPLDEPWAERVLNVYALRKTPQPRAVKALIEYLQG
- a CDS encoding response regulator, yielding MTAYVLVVEDDPDFIGAIQEVLRGLSPGATVQVAQSRDAALALLAASFFDIIILDLKIPATDGALDVDSQHGFAVFRRAQTIASGTPVVVLTGSPAEDFIPELLGSARQVDVWGENRNVRTVDFLPKYKFDSFPGIIQASLQSIDTLADVELDRSGVDLSTQDDRLIRIFARRYGGARVVTSLLGGLSGAKVLRLRVTNAQGAPVHDAVAKIGSIEDVVDEGRRFDNDVARLEPRATPRKLITLEAGAKTSAGVFYGLAAGFDETAFQAATGVPDHARAAVRSVERGTRQWGQGVNQSRRTVQEIRSRLLKDERLEVVLRQYDLEWVGEFEKAPIQTRWCCTHGDMHGENVLVSADGSAVIIDYGDVGEATASLDPITLELSLLFHPKGPLRGGAWPTHAQAAAWGNLDRYVQGCPAETFVRECRAWAGRAAAGNREIAVTAYAYLMRQLKYEDTDKALALALLAGAKALFDAT
- a CDS encoding sensor histidine kinase, whose product is MNRDEALQQLASGSTHLRRRAARVLVRDAQVDDLPALRSARANEADSYARSSLDRAVARLTNAVPTAEVPVSDETEESLRSRRQIQARAAEWIAGLLLHELASPIGLLAYAASREVPDYERSRTKNHIVTLQMVFAAIEQLRKASATPKPAEFDLAALINEIVNTEFSEAADNIALHGPQPLLLVSDAALLRFAICNGLRNAIEAVSVGTSKHSSPPVVVTWGETDVDYWVAVLDRGPGLSAPLEAVLGVGKTTKKGHSGFGLPIALSAIEALGGMVTLEAASDGGTKYELRWER
- a CDS encoding AAA family ATPase — translated: MYIERVQIEEGFLDGLDVAFSPGLNVVIGARGTGKTSLIELVKFCLDVKGHTPETSRRSFDHALSVLGNGQVTLTISDGNRKVVVSRTASDPKPRASEPYVAPLVFSQTEIESVGLQASGRLGLLSGFSGVATDSAAESDAAAEARSLTAQSATLRREIEELQRRVAEIPAIDAELVKLAPSEQQLSALSAEAAKRKHELDALAADMSTKSVGQAVLERFKQGLVRWRSAIAAAAGDVPRTEQWPGSADADPLAAVQARIAKAQVHLKIALEELGQAEADVGTVSDLRNTARLASEDRARQLRKELEALQAGAGNIARQGQQLRERKAQLEALRTLLAQRTTDLATLVGKRGTVLDRLEELRDARFKARALVANNLNKVLAPRIRIAVSQAGQFDSFSSAIADALKGSGLRYGDLAPALAKKISPRELLEAAELDDVAFIADATGITLDRTARLLAHLREADLGALGTASVEDLVDFQLLDGADYKDISELSTGQRCTVVLPIVLRHTDRMLIVDQPEDHIDNAFIADTLILSVLARDPAGQIIFTSHNANIPVLGGANHVVQLGSDGKRGFPLASASLETPAVVQAITSVMEGGLQAFEKRRSFYGRHKST
- a CDS encoding MurR/RpiR family transcriptional regulator; translated protein: MPAPSAATTVAQRIAQALPQLTPSHRQVADYVLERPLQVATLPIDELATAVGVSVATANRFARALGFDGYASFRAELVRGFEPLVAPVERLRGNLARPSTITEVFATALEESQSNIGATRQALDPASCEAAVARVLGARTVFIAGFGASAWLAGLLHHGLDAYCADVRLLSSVSGVTHGARALSRGGPQDLLVALTFPRYLTDTVALTGLARSQGVGVLALTDRPSSPIAPLADVALYAQTETRYRPNCETSVLALIEALTSAVALRAPQAYQAASKVVHAVMPWLHGAQGLRAANTPKMKQRPAPRAPAGKKKTR